From a single Fusobacterium pseudoperiodonticum genomic region:
- a CDS encoding NAD+ synthase gives MDKLDLNMKEVHKELVDFLKENFKKNGFSKAVLGLSGGIDSALAAYLLRDALGKENVLAIMMPYKSSNPDSLNHAKLVVEDLGINSKVIEITDMIDAYFKNEKDPTSLRMGNKMARERMSILYDYSSKENALVVGTSNKTEIYLGYSTQFGDSACALNPIGDLYKTNVWELSRYLNIPKELIEKKPSADLWEGQTDEQEMGLTYKEADQVLYRMLEENKTVEEILNEGFAKSLVENIVKRMNRSEYKRRMPLIAKIKR, from the coding sequence ATGGATAAGTTAGATTTAAATATGAAAGAAGTTCATAAAGAATTGGTTGATTTTTTAAAAGAAAATTTTAAGAAAAATGGATTTTCTAAGGCTGTTTTAGGTTTATCAGGTGGAATTGACTCAGCTCTTGCAGCTTACTTACTAAGAGATGCTTTAGGAAAAGAAAATGTACTTGCTATTATGATGCCATATAAGAGTTCAAACCCAGATAGTTTAAATCATGCTAAATTAGTAGTTGAAGACTTAGGTATAAATTCTAAAGTTATTGAAATAACAGATATGATAGATGCTTATTTTAAAAATGAAAAAGATCCTACATCTTTAAGAATGGGAAATAAAATGGCAAGAGAAAGAATGTCAATTTTATATGATTATTCATCTAAAGAAAATGCTCTAGTTGTAGGAACATCTAATAAGACAGAAATTTATTTAGGATATAGCACACAATTTGGAGATTCTGCTTGTGCTTTAAACCCAATAGGAGATTTATATAAGACTAATGTTTGGGAACTTTCAAGATATTTAAATATTCCTAAAGAATTAATAGAAAAGAAACCTAGTGCAGATTTATGGGAAGGTCAAACTGATGAACAAGAAATGGGACTTACATATAAGGAAGCAGATCAAGTTTTATATAGAATGTTAGAAGAAAATAAAACAGTAGAAGAAATTTTAAACGAAGGTTTTGCTAAATCTTTAGTTGAAAATATTGTTAAAAGAATGAATAGAAGCGAATATAAAAGAAGAATGCCACTTATAGCAAAAATAAAAAGGTAG
- the prfA gene encoding peptide chain release factor 1, with amino-acid sequence MFDKLEEVVARYEELNQMLVSPEVLADSKKMIECNKAINEITEIVEKYKEYKKYVDDIEFIKESFKTEKDPDMKEMLNEELKEAEEKLPSLEEELKILLLPKDKNDDKNVIVEIRGGAGGDEAALFAADLFRMYSRYAERKKWKIEIIEKQDGELNGLKEVAFTIIGLGAYSRLKFESGVHRVQRVPKTEASGRIHTSTATVAVLPEVEDVQEVIVDPKDLKIDTYRSGGAGGQHVNMTDSAVRITHLPTGIVVQCQDERSQLKNREKAMKHLLTKLYEMEQEKQRSEVESERRLQVGTGDRAEKIRTYNFPDGRITDHRIKLTVHQLEAFLDGDIDEMIDALITFHQAELLSASEQ; translated from the coding sequence ATGTTTGATAAGTTGGAAGAAGTTGTTGCTAGGTATGAGGAGCTAAATCAAATGCTAGTTAGCCCAGAAGTTTTAGCAGATTCTAAAAAAATGATAGAATGCAACAAGGCAATAAATGAAATAACGGAGATTGTTGAAAAATATAAAGAATACAAAAAATATGTAGATGACATTGAATTTATAAAAGAAAGTTTTAAGACTGAAAAAGATCCAGATATGAAGGAAATGCTTAATGAAGAATTAAAAGAAGCAGAAGAAAAATTACCAAGTCTTGAAGAAGAATTAAAAATTCTGTTACTACCTAAAGATAAAAATGATGATAAAAACGTTATTGTTGAAATAAGAGGTGGAGCAGGTGGAGATGAAGCAGCTCTATTTGCAGCAGACTTATTTAGAATGTATTCAAGATATGCTGAAAGAAAAAAATGGAAAATTGAAATCATAGAAAAACAAGATGGAGAACTAAATGGACTAAAAGAAGTAGCCTTCACTATAATTGGTTTAGGTGCATACTCAAGGTTAAAATTTGAATCAGGTGTTCATAGAGTACAAAGAGTTCCTAAGACAGAAGCGTCAGGAAGAATACATACATCAACTGCAACAGTTGCTGTTTTACCAGAAGTTGAAGATGTACAAGAAGTAATAGTTGATCCTAAGGATTTAAAAATAGATACTTATAGATCAGGAGGAGCTGGAGGTCAGCACGTAAACATGACTGACTCAGCAGTAAGAATTACACATTTACCTACAGGAATAGTAGTTCAATGTCAAGATGAAAGATCTCAATTAAAAAATAGAGAAAAAGCAATGAAACACTTACTTACTAAACTTTATGAAATGGAACAAGAAAAACAAAGAAGTGAAGTTGAATCAGAAAGAAGATTACAAGTTGGTACAGGAGATAGAGCGGAAAAAATTAGAACATATAACTTCCCAGATGGAAGAATCACTGACCATAGAATAAAATTAACAGTACATCAATTAGAAGCATTCTTAGACGGGGATATAGATGAAATGATTGATGCACTTATAACTTTTCACCAAGCAGAATTATTATCTGCTTCAGAGCAATAA
- the ylqF gene encoding ribosome biogenesis GTPase YlqF → MSMTQINWYPGHMKKTKDLIEENLKLIDVVLEIVDARIPLSSKNPNIASLSKNKKRIIVLNKSDLVEKKELEIWKKYFKEQDFADEVVEMSAETGYNLKKLYEAIEFVSKERKEKLLKKGLKKVSTRIIVLGIPNVGKSRLINRIVGKNSAGVGNKPGFTRGKQWVRIKEGIELLDTPGILWPKFESETVGVNLAISGAIRDEILPIEDIACSLIRKMLKQGRWTSLKDRYKLLEEDRDDEIMENILSKVALRMAMLNKGGELNVLQAAYTLLRDYRSAKLGKFGLDEIKEV, encoded by the coding sequence ATGTCGATGACACAGATTAACTGGTATCCAGGGCATATGAAAAAAACTAAGGATTTAATTGAAGAAAATTTAAAACTTATTGATGTAGTTTTGGAAATTGTTGATGCAAGAATACCTTTATCAAGTAAGAATCCTAATATAGCAAGTCTTAGTAAAAATAAAAAAAGAATAATAGTTTTAAATAAGTCTGATTTAGTTGAAAAGAAAGAATTAGAAATATGGAAAAAGTATTTTAAGGAACAAGATTTTGCCGATGAAGTAGTTGAAATGAGTGCTGAAACTGGTTATAATTTAAAAAAGCTTTATGAGGCTATTGAGTTTGTTTCTAAAGAAAGAAAAGAAAAATTATTAAAAAAAGGACTCAAAAAAGTTAGTACAAGAATAATAGTTTTAGGAATACCTAATGTAGGAAAATCTAGACTAATAAACAGAATAGTTGGTAAAAATAGTGCTGGTGTTGGGAATAAACCTGGTTTTACAAGAGGAAAACAATGGGTCAGAATAAAAGAAGGTATAGAGCTTTTAGATACTCCTGGTATACTATGGCCAAAATTTGAAAGTGAAACTGTAGGAGTTAATCTTGCAATATCAGGTGCTATAAGAGACGAAATATTACCAATAGAAGATATTGCTTGTTCTCTTATAAGAAAAATGTTAAAACAAGGTAGATGGACAAGTTTAAAAGATAGATATAAACTTTTAGAAGAAGATAGAGATGATGAAATTATGGAAAATATTTTATCAAAGGTTGCTCTAAGAATGGCTATGCTAAACAAAGGTGGAGAACTTAATGTTTTACAAGCAGCTTATACACTTCTAAGAGATTATAGGTCGGCTAAGTTAGGTAAATTTGGATTAGATGAAATAAAAGAGGTGTAA
- a CDS encoding N-acetylmuramoyl-L-alanine amidase family protein has product MKKKLITAFFFFLLSVLSFSAQVKDVRFRNNTCSISLNAREGEYLVSADEESRLIYIEIQNLDSSSCEKFTKNLEYDIRDSNLFEDVVIDKTRDSVSITLQVAPKVGYVMDATNNRIDVNFHRTTKNKHLIVIDPGHGGKDSGAIRGSVVEKKIVLSVGTFLKEELSKDFNVVMTRDSDVFVVLSQRPKMANKSNAKLFVSIHANASESKNANGVEVFYFSKKSSPYAERIANFENTIGEQYGDSSDKIIQISGELAYKKNQENSIRLARKIAENISSGLALKNGGVHGANFAVLRGFNGTGVLIELGFVSNSYDAAILVDRDSQQKMAEEIAKSIKEYLTR; this is encoded by the coding sequence ATGAAAAAAAAATTAATTACTGCCTTTTTCTTTTTTCTTTTGTCAGTCTTAAGTTTCTCAGCTCAAGTTAAAGATGTAAGATTTCGTAATAATACATGTTCAATTAGTTTGAATGCAAGAGAGGGAGAATATTTAGTTAGTGCTGATGAAGAATCAAGGCTCATATATATAGAAATACAAAATTTAGATTCAAGTTCTTGTGAAAAATTTACAAAAAATTTAGAATATGATATTAGAGATTCAAATCTATTTGAAGATGTAGTTATAGATAAAACAAGAGATAGTGTTTCAATAACATTACAAGTAGCTCCAAAAGTTGGTTATGTAATGGATGCAACAAATAATAGAATAGATGTAAATTTTCATAGAACTACTAAAAATAAACATCTTATTGTTATAGACCCAGGACATGGAGGAAAAGATTCTGGTGCAATAAGAGGTTCAGTAGTAGAAAAGAAAATAGTTCTTTCAGTTGGAACATTCTTAAAGGAAGAACTTTCAAAAGATTTTAATGTAGTTATGACAAGAGATTCAGATGTTTTTGTTGTACTTAGTCAAAGACCTAAGATGGCAAATAAAAGTAATGCAAAATTATTTGTAAGTATACATGCAAACGCTTCAGAAAGTAAGAATGCAAATGGAGTTGAAGTTTTCTATTTCTCTAAAAAATCATCTCCTTATGCTGAAAGAATTGCTAATTTCGAAAACACTATAGGAGAGCAATATGGAGACAGTAGTGATAAGATAATTCAAATTTCTGGAGAATTAGCCTATAAAAAGAATCAGGAAAATTCAATAAGATTAGCAAGAAAGATTGCTGAAAATATCTCAAGTGGTTTAGCATTAAAAAATGGTGGGGTTCATGGTGCAAACTTTGCTGTTCTAAGAGGATTTAATGGAACAGGGGTTTTAATAGAGCTTGGTTTTGTTAGTAATTCTTATGATGCAGCAATTTTAGTTGATAGAGATTCTCAACAAAAAATGGCAGAGGAAATTGCAAAATCAATTAAAGAATATTTGACAAGGTGA
- the secG gene encoding preprotein translocase subunit SecG, with protein sequence MSTLLNVLLFLSAFILIVLVLIQPDRSHGMTASMGMGASNTIFGINKDGGPLAKATEVVATLFIVCSLLLYLTR encoded by the coding sequence ATGTCAACTTTATTAAATGTATTATTATTCTTATCAGCATTTATACTAATAGTTTTAGTTTTAATACAACCTGATAGAAGCCATGGTATGACAGCAAGTATGGGAATGGGTGCTTCTAACACAATTTTTGGTATCAATAAAGATGGAGGACCTTTAGCAAAAGCAACTGAAGTTGTTGCAACTTTATTTATAGTTTGTTCTTTATTACTATACTTAACTCGTTAA
- the yajC gene encoding preprotein translocase subunit YajC, which produces MQEIFAKYGSTIGLVVLWIGVFYFLLIRPNKKRQKEQQNLLNSLKEGTEVITIGGIKGTIAFVGEDYVELRVDKGVKLTFRKSAIANVISNNNQQ; this is translated from the coding sequence ATGCAAGAGATATTTGCGAAGTATGGAAGTACTATTGGTTTGGTAGTTCTTTGGATAGGTGTATTTTACTTTTTACTTATTAGACCTAATAAGAAAAGACAAAAAGAACAACAAAATCTACTTAACTCTTTAAAAGAAGGAACAGAAGTTATAACTATTGGTGGAATCAAAGGAACAATAGCTTTTGTTGGTGAAGATTATGTTGAACTTAGAGTGGATAAGGGAGTTAAATTAACTTTTAGAAAATCTGCTATAGCTAATGTTATTAGCAACAATAATCAACAATAA